GCATACGGATGGAAACACGACGATACACAGCCTATTTAGTTTAGATTTGACCTTAAGTTTCTTTAAAAAGTGCCAGCAAAAATAAGACACAATATTGACAATTTATCAACAATTATAAAAAAATCTTACTTGCTTCACTAATTCCTTTTCCCTATATATAACGCGGCAAAGCGCGTATTGATCAGATACTTTTACATGAGGAAAAACATGATAAATGTCATAAACTACACATTGGGTTCTTAGCTTCCTTGCAAACCTATATATTATCATGTATTGTAATATGGAATTGAGAGGGGATAAACTCCAGAGTTGTGTCTTGCCTTAATTAACCTCTTTTCCCCGTGAATGGTTCAAATATACTCCGAAAATTTTGGGATCAAAACAGGCCCTGCCAGACATCTGCCGATATTTATCTAATTTTGCAGCTTCTTCCTTTAAAAAGAAAACAAACTTCAACTTGAAAAATATAGCCATCTTCGCTTCCGGTGCAGGTAGTAACGCGCAAAAGATCATCGACCACTTCAGAGGCTCCGACAAAGCCGCCGTTACACTCATCCTGTGCAATAAACCAGGAGCCGGTGTTTTTACAATAGCAGAGAACGAACACATTCCTTCTATATTAATAGATAAAGAAAGATTTTTCAAAAGTGATGACTATATTCAGATATTAAAGGAAGCAAACATCGACCTGATCGTACTGGCTGGTTTCCTCTGGAAAGTACCCGGCAACCTGGTACAGGCATTTCCAGAGCATATTATTAATATACATCCGGCATTACTACCTAAATATGGAGGCAAAGGCATGTATGGTCACTTTGTGCACGACGCCGTGATCTCCGCTAAGGAACCTGAAAGTGGTATTACTATCCATTTTGTCAATGAAAAATATGATGATGGAGCTACTATCTTACAGGAACGTTGTACTATCACCCCGGACGATACCCCGGAGACCCTCGCAAAGAAGGTACAGGTGCTGGAACACAAGTTTTATCCACTAATTGTGGAACGATTATTGACTTTATAATCAGTCATACTTTCAGCTAAGAAGCTGGTAACTAAACTTTATGAAACGACCACTGCTTGTTACATGCCTGTTACTCCTGGGGATGCTTTCAGCTATTGCCCAGGATAGTAAATCCCCTTTTCGCAGGTCTACCTACATCAAGGTAAACCCAACTACGCTTATTAATGAACTGGATGTATCGATCGAGCAGGAACTGAGCGAAAAGCTGAGCCTCGAAGTCGGTGTATCAGCTATCTATACCGATTATCCGGATTATCTCCTGTCTAAAAAAATAGACGTCGGGCAGAAAAAACCGGATATCAGTACCGAGCAGTTTGTGGATGGGAGAGGACTGGGATTCAGGGCTGGACTGAAGTTGTACCTGTTTTCTGCAAGAGATGGTTTATACAGGGCCATGGGTACCTACTTCGAACCCGTCTTTCTATATAAGAAGGTATTTTATCCCAACCAGGATGTAGCCATCAATGACAATAATTATCAACGCTCTGCTACCAAAAATGTATATGGCTTCCAGATCCTGCTGGGCCGGCAGATGACAAAAGATAAAATCGTCTTTGATCCATACATAGGATTGGGGATCCGTACCAAAGTCTATCGCTACCAGAATTTTTCAGATAATAATGGAGCAACCGAGACGAATGATGGCAGGCTGGTGAGCGTACTGCCAAGCATTCAGCTGGGTATTAAAATTGGACTGAAACTTTAAGACTACAATTCCTACCTATATTATATATACCTGATCGCCCATTCGGCGAGGCAGCGAAATACTCGAAATATTTTAAACGGTTCATATTGGCCTGGTAAACCGTATTCAATACATTGTCTACCTGGAAAAACAGGTCAAACTTTTTTGCTACGGTGCCGCCTGCCCCTAAATTTAATAATACATACCCATCCGTCGCCGTCTCCGTATGATCTACGCCGTAAAAGTGGTTTTGTCTGGCGTAACCGTCTACTTCTATTTTGCCATACATGTTGGGGAACACCGCTTTCCATTCTGAACGCGCATGCAACGGGGGAATAAAAGGAAGATACTTTGCCTGATCACCATGCTCCCTGATAGATGCTGCATTTTGGTTTAAACCAACTATATAGGCGAGACTATTGTTGATTTTTAACCAGTTAATAGCGCGGGGGTGAAGGTTAAGGCTGAATTCTCCACCATACAGCCTTGCTTTTGACTGCTGGTATTGGTAGGTCGCATTGCCAGGTACGATCACCACGTCATTGAGACGGGCCTGATAGATGTAATTGGTAATATTATTATTAAACAACTCTACACTGATGTCCAGATCCCCCAGGTAAGCGAGAAAACCGATATCTTCCTGTAAATTGAATTCAGGGTTGAAGCTGCGATTTCCTAAATATACAATGTGTGCACCCGGGT
This Chitinophaga sancti DNA region includes the following protein-coding sequences:
- a CDS encoding phosphoribosylglycinamide formyltransferase, translated to MKNIAIFASGAGSNAQKIIDHFRGSDKAAVTLILCNKPGAGVFTIAENEHIPSILIDKERFFKSDDYIQILKEANIDLIVLAGFLWKVPGNLVQAFPEHIINIHPALLPKYGGKGMYGHFVHDAVISAKEPESGITIHFVNEKYDDGATILQERCTITPDDTPETLAKKVQVLEHKFYPLIVERLLTL